aaattcatgaagttcttcttagaatcatgtaaaggatggtgcggaagccatggatgtgtgtgtgcaagatcctcctaagagctatggtgatcttgaaggtgcatggtatGTATGGAAGTTGGGAGGTTCGActagcccaaggaaaggtgaaggatgtgaagattagagcctagaatctaggtagaagcaaaacttggcacaaaaatggcagcataactttactcacaataatcttggaaaatacaagagatggccttcctatttataagctataGGGCCGTAAAAACTAAGCTAATTCCTaatgaaatgagagccaaatgaaatgcacaatgacaaggcacatgtgctcatgaccggccaagtAAACaagttctagaatgttcactcatttatgctttctaacactactctaattactaagcacccctaatgggcctccatgtaacatgtacaaggctttctctcttccatccgtggcttcatccaattgggcgtgaatgtgcttagccattgaccttgtaatagggcctagacggtctaggtctcttcctagacgctccatgtgtagcattccctcatcacgtcctaaacgctccttccttgagtctagacgctcatcacggtctagctttaggtcttggcttccatggtgagaTGTGCTTGACCCTCCTCCATCAAAAACACACCAGCTATGATAATACAATGAATTAACAATTCATTTTCGTGTAAAAAACAAgaactcaattaaaataatatagaaatttTGGATAttcaattgaatttttttaagaaacttaattaaaataactaaatgtacgaaaacattaaaaattaattaattttataattaattatactgtgaaaaaaaaatcatatttagaaTATTATAGCCTAAAATTAATATGaagtattataataatttatagcCTACTTTTTTCaccttttcatttttattataatagtaaatagtaaattaatgttaatttgatcaaatataataaataaaatttataataataaataaaattattaaaaataaatgaaataaacttcttttttcatttttttttctaaccaAATCATTCCTCTCCTCattcattcctttttttttctatgcagaatatctttattttttttgtgcACCTAgtacattaatatttttaaaaaattatttaaaaacaaaaacaaaatatcctTAATTAACAATACACATTATTGAATTCATAAAAAGAATCGACAAAAAGTTTATGAGAAATAATTGATTttcataaaacataatttatttgagGAAGTTGAGAACTTTAAATGTATCTAAACCCAACACTTATTAATCCTAAACGTGTCTCACAAGATCAAACTTTGTAAAACAAGTCTCACTCTTAACAAAAAACGAAAATGCATCATCAGctgtgtttaaaaataaaaaaaatacagatcCAGTTCTCCCAATTCTACCTGACTCTTCTATCATAATAAAggtaaagtaaaaaaaaaaactttaaatttaaaataaataaaaatagcaattatttagaataaaatattaatgataattataataataaattcctTAAAATCAAATAACCTTTATGAAAGGAATTTtctgtttgtttttttattatttataataaaataatatttattatttatcttcatttttcttttttcctcctcaactaaattatctttatttttctccaattctttattttctttttcactccCATTATTTATATAAAGAACAAGAAAGTgtaaagtttatttattttctcttaataaaacatatttgagtaatGATATAGCGAgaactttaaattttttataccaCCACATTACAACTTTTAATACtatcattttaatatatataatttaattacaaatttatcttttattatatatatttatttttaaatttatacatcAAGTTATATACAACTCGTGAAAGTATCATTTTccttttatacaaaagaaagtATAAACCGTGTTTTCAatcctaaaaaattattattctttattttttactgtTTCTACACTTACCAAATATCATCTCAATAGTGTCTCAAAAGATATATATTCCTgcgtaaaattattttattttttctttctgtaCAAGTATTGGTAGAATTTTGTGCAACCACCATGTCAGGATATTAACATAGGAGAGTCTGGTAAACTTTAATATAACAATACAATGGGAATTGGGAAAAATTCAATACACTGACTGAACAGCGTTTTTTTAAACGATTGCTGGAACAGTCTAACACTAGCCACTTTTATACTGTGGGCTGTTCTGGATGATGTGCATGTTCTTTCAATGCctgaaagagaaaacaaaaagtaaagataaaaaCACGGGTCATTTGTCAGTGCTAGAGGAAACGTTCATGAAAGTGTTTTAATCTCACCATCTTGGTGTCTTGAAGTGCATCTTCCAGCGTTTTGATTTTCTGCGACATTTACAAGTATCGTGAAAAATCCCGAAGCATTGGGATTGCCTTAACCTTAAAATGTAATCattaattttatgaaaactCACATCCTTTATGTCTCCAAGACTAGCTTCAAGGCAATCAATTTTTTGCATTGCTAACCGACAAGTACATGCAGAGTCTGACCCCGCGCACGCTGTCTCCTCAAGCAGACTCGCAGTATTATCGTCATCTTCGGTTTGCATGTCAACCTGCATATTTCACTATCTTAAGCAACAGAACCCATACCATTGGTAGAACAATTAATACTACCTCACCTTTTTAGGCATCGAGGAATCTTCTGTAGCCACCTCAACATCCTCGCATTTACCATCAATCTCTTCTCTCAAGTTAACAACCTGCATATATATAGCCAATGAGATAGACATGCCCCTCTCAACTATTTCTAGATCACAAATTCAGAACCAAAAAATCAAGAGTAGTAATCTCATTCACAATACTGCCAAACCTTAATCATTTCCAACACTTCTGGATTTTTCCAGGGGCCTCGATCACTCATCAGACAACCTCCATAATCGGAACATGTGCAATTACCACCCAGAAAAGTTGGCAAATTACTGCAAATCAGACAATGAAATGTAGGAACTTCATTATATGCAGAatctcaaaaaaatatttttcttgttaatAGCAGTAATTCATCAGCAAGGTAAAAGTTGCTACTTGTGAAGCATATATATGCTGAGTATCCGTAAACATAAGGTACTTGTTTACTagttgatattattttttatacgtGCAAATGAATTTCTTTTCCTGTCGTTCAATTTCCCCTTGTTTCTTTAATCAGGCTCTTTCGTCCTTACTAGTGATATGCGAATTTGttaatctcttttattataaatgtatGCTTAGCATATCAATCTAATCTACAACTTCTTTATATTATTCAAACATTTATCATGTTTTGTATCACATTCCCAGTACTCATATAGTCATATTCATGGAGAAGTCACATTACCTCGGCTCGATAGCCTCAAGCAGCACACCGAGATAATTAGAGCCCAACACCTGTAGCAGCAATCTTGCACGTTCAACATGGATGCAGGCCAGAAAGTAATACAACAATAACATGTGCAAATTCATGGCATCTgataatgaaataataaatattttcaattattcATACCTGAATTTTTGCTACTGTGCGTACATCTAGGAATGTCTTTACTGCTTTCCACAGCATCCTAAACCCAGATCCGGCATTAATAATAAATAGCTTATTTAGAGTCTGCAAAAATAAATAGCTTATTAATAATTAACTACGTACTCATCTCATAAACACAACATTTAAGCATATCTTCTCCATCTCGCATGATTAAAAAATCTTAACAACCTGTTTTTCAGTACAAAAAAGAATATCAATATCTCAAGGTAATTAGCCATAGAAATGCAAGTAGCTGAGGTTTACAACTCTATTTTgtttcctctctctctctctctgtttcatTCGCAACTTCATAAAGTCGTTAGTGATAAATTGCACCATGAATGTACCAGAAATTACACCATGTATAGATTATAATTATTTCATGTTATGTTGAATGACTGTTAACAACTTCAAAACAAGACTTATCATCAGATAAAGTGACCTCCAGTGTCACATTTATCACAAGCGTATCCAAATCATAGCATATGAGCTATAATCTAAAAAATTACCTCAGGATAGTAACAGCTATCGATCTTCTGAATTTCCATAAAGAGGTACCTCGCGGGCTTTGAGAAATTAGACATTCCCTGGAATGTAAGAGTAAACCAAATAATTGTATCAGTATTTAGATACCTTATGATATAGATATGTATATGTAGCACTAGAAAGTGAAGTGAGCCCAAAATAGATCATAACAAGGTTACATTTTGGATAGTTTTTTGAAAAGGCTATTTTTCTCACTGTAAACTTAGCAAGTCCTCTCTCCCATGTCTAGCAAGTTAAGGTAAAcaggaaaagaaaaatgttcAGAAAAATGTCCTTACAACTCCGTTGACATCCAAGATACTTGTAGTGGATGCTATGTGACTTTTAGCTGCTAGAGAACATGCAGGGAATCTTAGTTTGAGAGTTTTCTCTTGTTctgacacatgatgtttgataAACCTTTCAAATGTGGTAACTTGCCCCAGTTTGTTAAGGTCTACCATCCCAATTCTCTCAATATACAAGGGTCTTCCGTATCTGTCAACTCCGTGGTATCCATGAGGGTAGCAGTTCTTCACTTCATTGTACTCCGTGAAATGGAATTCCTGATTATGTGCCAATACGTGAACCCCGCATATAATGTTAATTGAGCAATCCACAGCTTCAAATTTCATTAAAATCATTAACATTTAAAGTTGTGAATTCCTGATTACGTGCTAATATGTGAACCCCGCATATATAATACAACCTACAAGTTTAAAGTTGTTCGTTCACCTTTGGAAGCAGGTCTACTCGAAATTCGTTTCGCCACTTGAGATAATTTTGGAACATTTCTTTGGATTTTGGCATGTCGAAATCCCTCATACGCAGAAACCTTGCATCATTGAAAAGCTATGGAGTTAGAAAGCTAACTCTGCAATTAATTAAACTTGTCATAGAACAGCAATTAAGAGATACAtgtttatatgtatatatacctCAGAAGAGTGTGATAATCATCATGCTTAGGTGGCAAGATAGCTTCTTGCAATAGCATTTGGCGAAAAGAGTCGACAATTTGTTTATCCTTAGGATCACGAGCTCCTTCAATAATCATCACAAGGCTTTTACTCTTCCTAAATTTCGTGAACGGGTATGACAAGAGTGACTTGACAGGGGACGAATTAGACCTTTTCCCTGACGCTGATGAATGCAGATCCCAATGCGTTTCAATCGGGGGAtgaatacttttttttctcttaccaCTACCACTTCCACTGTCAAACTTCAATCCCTGAAAACCAGAACACAATTCATCTTCTCCATCACCTCTTGCTATAGTCACGTCCCTGTCTTCGGACTCTTCCTTCGAACTTCTCATTTGTAATCCCAATGCTACAGAAAACGTGCATTCATACATACAAAATATATTCAATAGATCTTATAGCTTGCAATTGCGTGCCTTCAAATTACTGTTTGCACGccagaaataaatttaatttctcaCTGTAATTCTTTTACAGATAAATTGGAATTAAAGAAtcaaaatccatgtttaaaatCTTATACCTCTCACTATCGAAAACCATAATCGATGGCCATAATTTTTAACCGTAGAAATTTTACAACTACTTGAGGGTGGCATGAAGATCAAAATGAATCATTACTTTATACGAACCGTACGTGAGGATGCACGACTAAAAGTTAATTGAACAAGCGTTAAATTCTACATGAAAATTGGAATCAGATGGGGAAAAAATGTAACTAACAGAAGGAAGGAATTGTGAAACAGTAGAAAGAGGTTGGTGTAATATAACAAACatcaaaagaaaaggaaaagagaagAATACTCACGAGAAGGAATTCAGGTGGAATGAAGAATCAATAGGAAGAGGAAAAGAGTGATAATTGACGTAGGAAGCAGACGCTGGTGAAGAATGGTATTGGAATTATGTGTGTTCCAAGGAACCGCCAAAACAAACCAACCAAGTTCGGTATCTCATTTTTTGAACTACATCGGAATACACCTTAACCTTTACGtcactaataataatatttccaTAACAAATTAatcagaaaagaaaatattttttactaattcCATAgtgacaaaaatatatataaattaatatttgataaatttataactttttttaagtgCTTCCTTTATATGACTGCTTTCGAGAGCAATGAATCATTACCAGTGATTTTCTTCATCgacactattttttaaaaaaatttgaaactttGGGTTAACACAGCCTATCTTAGAAGCAGCTAATTTTCCGTTAATTGATCCGCAcccaacattttttatttaaatcccAAACTGTCCTTGtgacttttatttaaaaaaaatctgtaaAGGAGCTCGAGTTTCCTATGATGAGAGCGTTTTGACTGGAGGTAATGGTAGTGTAGTCGTTTGTTGTGGTGGTAGATGCACTCACAATGGTGCAAAGGTGTTTCTAGATATCGGTGGTTGAAAAGTAAAATAAGTTGACATCTGGAAGTCATTGTTGAGTGTCTCGATAAGATTATGGATGGTGATATCCGAAAGACACTTATTGGTATTAGTTCCGGACAAGCATATGGATATCCAAAATATTAAGGATAAAATAGTCAATTTCTCTGTAGGTGTTGGATGCTGGTCAGTGATATGGTGCGGGGAGAATTAGCCCTTTGAAGCCTGTTTGACCTCTCTATCTGGGCTTCTCAGACACATGGCCCAATTAACAGTTTTGTCATCATTGAACTCTAGCCCAATAAGAAAGCATTTTATAGTTTTTCTTTTGGGCTCTTTCTTTCACCACCCATAGCTTCCTTCTGCACCTCATTACATCctcaactctttttttttatctccttttataaatataattttagaataCCCTATAATGAGATTTGCCATTACTAAGTAATTGAATTTTTTCAGAATTCATTTTacaataatatttcaaaaaaatatgttaaattcATTCTGGAATGTCTCACCTACCCAttctgaaaatataattttaggaTAAAATTTAGACTCTTAAAAAACGCAGTAATAATAAATTTCACTACAAAATGCTCCAAAGTGATTTTACCGaaaatatgttaatttttttatgaaatgacTTTCCTGAATGAGTTTTAGTCTGTTCCAAAATTATCCTTCtggaaatgatattttttttgcGAGAGTACTacgaagttaaaaaaaaatactcaagaGTAATTTTGTCCTTTCATATTTTTAGAGTTATAAGTCGAAATTCAtatgaagtaaaaaaaaaagaaatgtaacaaattattttcaaattactttttacttttttaataaataaaatgttaatgtgttgattacataaaatatttttctttactaAAATGAGTAAATAAAATAGCTAActagaatatttttatttaatgtatttataattatattcctaaatttattcttaattaaaaattttaaaactttgtaATGTATAGTTCAATTTTCGAATTCTTCATTATAATGCTTATAAAAAATGCCAAAtagattttaactttaaatatgtttaaattaaaaactaaaactgagtaaactttttattttttaatttaaaatgttttaaaactaaaaatcatTGAACAAAAATCACCTTAATTTTGCAAGTGCATGCAGTTTGGTTGCAAGCTGTCACTTCTAATTATGTTATGTCTCTGTCTCCGTGTCATAAAGATAGAAATGTCTGACAAGctaaaattaacattttaagttATAAGggtaaatgattttttttttaaattattctataGAGAGAGCAGTCaaatagaaaagacaaaatatattaataagatAGTTAAATGCAGAGTTAACGACTTTTATGGTACTTTTTGAATCAACATGATAATGGTATATGTTATACGTGCAATTACCAGTGATTTAAATGAAAAAGTCTTCTAGGttcatactttttaaaaaaaatccaaattacaaaatctaatccataattatttaaatttatattagttttgattcatttaaatggatttatttcaaatttaaattcatatttttgaattttaaatctaatccatttaattggatatggattggatacatttttggattatccaaattaTATTTTAGGTTGGATTTTGATTTGGTCCGATCCAAGTTAAACCAAGACAATTCAGGCGCAGGTTGAGCAAAGTTGACCCAAGTCCATGTTGAGCCGAATGGCCCCGGGCCGATGTAAAGCCGAGCGGGTCAGGACTAATGTCAAGCCAAGCGGGTccaagccgatgtcgagccgagggGGTCAAGGCCGATATCAAGTCATTCGAGCTTGGGCCAATGTTGAGTCGTGCGGGCCGGGGCCGATTTCAAGTCGTGCGGGCCCAGGCTGATGTCTAGTCGTGCGGGCTCGGACCGATTTTGAGTTGTTCAGGCCCGGGCCGGTGTCGAGCCGAGCGAATCCAAATCGATGTCGAAGCGAGCAGGTATGGTTGATATCGAGACGATCGGGCCTGGGCCAATTTTGAGGCGACCGGGCCCAGGCCATTTTCAAGGCGACTGGGCCCAGGCCGTTTTCGAGGCGAccgggcccgagccgatgtcgaggcgaccgggcccgagccgatgtcgaggcgaccgggcccgagccgatgtcgaggcGACCGGGCTCaggccgatgttgagtcgactgggcccgggccgatgttgagtcgactgggcccgggccgatgtcgagcaaACTAGGACCAagtcgatgtcgagccgagcgggcccgggccgatttCGAAgcgagcgggcccgggccgatttCGAAGCGAGCGGGCCCGGGTCGATTTTGAGCTGGCCGGGCCCGGGTCGTTGTCGAGCCGAGCGGACCCAGgccaatgtcgagccgagcgaaCCCAAATCGATGTCGAATCGAGCGGGCCCGATCGATGTCGAGACGATCGAgcccggaccgatgtcgaggcgagcgggcccaggccgatgtcgagccgagcaggCTCAAGTTGATGTCGAGCTGAACGGGCCGTGCCGATGTCAACGGGCTCatgccgatgtcgagtcgttcgggtTGGGGCCGATGTTGAGTTGTCCGGGCccaagccgatgtcgagtcgtccgggcccggaccgatgtcgagtcgtctgggTCAGGGTCGATGTAGAGCCGAGTTGGTCTGCATCCAGTTTGAGTCGGCTTAGGCCCAGTTCGAGCCAAGTTAGTCTCTATCTatatcaaaatggatttaatgtaattgacaaagtatatttaatataattaacaaaGTAGATTTAATTTGGATTCaatccactttaaatggattttaaaaaaaatccaaatatatttgatctagttaaagtggatatggattttaaatccaatccatttatttggatttggattggatcTAAATTGGATAATGGAAAATCCAATCCATGTCCACCCTTAACTATAAGGAATACAAGTGTTTTCGtgctttgtatttttttttatatatttatatttatatttatatttatttaaatgaaatataaatttatgtgtatCTGTATTTAGGGAAGAAATAGAGAGTATGGAGATACAAAGCATGAAAGTTATATtactgaatttaaaaaaaagaagagagataaaataagaaagatcgaaaaaaaagttgtgataaaatctcaaaaattcaaattataaagtaataactgcatatgaaaattaaaaaaattgagatatatttaaaaaattaaattcaaaaaaatatattctacattgaaaactgttttttataaCTGTcttaatatcttttaaaaaaaataaaattaaatattgatataagtataaaataaaataaaataaaattaaagagaaaatctccttctttatatataagtattatatataaataaaagtaaaaaaaaatcaatttattttgtagacgacataattaattaattgtgtTATCTACGCctatatatattacaataataaatattggaaagttttattttttacatacaTAATAAACAACTTTTTTGAACTcatttttaatcttattttttatattctccACTTTCTTTTACGTGGTCCAAATGGGTTAATAACGACAAAATGATACAACTGTACCTTTTTATTAACTGTTTTGGGTTGGAGTATGGGTTATCCAGAAGCACACGTGTGCGTGATTGGAAGTAGGTGTCCATGCATGTATATATGTAAGTTTCTTACTACACTAACTACAATacaatacattattttatttttattcttctctcgcctttaagattatttttattcttttgaagACAATTTTGTTGAAGCTAGacgatattttttttaaaaatatgaaccataaatgttaaatttaattttataatctatATAAAATAAGTCAATTGTTCATATAAAAATCCACTTATTTTGATTTATGTGACATTCAACGGTACAgtttcaataaatttattaaaata
The sequence above is a segment of the Phaseolus vulgaris cultivar G19833 chromosome 2, P. vulgaris v2.0, whole genome shotgun sequence genome. Coding sequences within it:
- the LOC137810540 gene encoding phosphatidylinositol/phosphatidylcholine transfer protein SFH11-like isoform X2 — encoded protein: MRSSKEESEDRDVTIARGDGEDELCSGFQGLKFDSGSGSGKRKKSIHPPIETHWDLHSSASGKRSNSSPVKSLLSYPFTKFRKSKSLVMIIEGARDPKDKQIVDSFRQMLLQEAILPPKHDDYHTLLRFLRMRDFDMPKSKEMFQNYLKWRNEFRVDLLPKEFHFTEYNEVKNCYPHGYHGVDRYGRPLYIERIGMVDLNKLGQVTTFERFIKHHVSEQEKTLKLRFPACSLAAKSHIASTTSILDVNGVGMSNFSKPARYLFMEIQKIDSCYYPETLNKLFIINAGSGFRMLWKAVKTFLDVRTVAKIQVLGSNYLGVLLEAIEPSNLPTFLGGNCTCSDYGGCLMSDRGPWKNPEVLEMIKVVNLREEIDGKCEDVEVATEDSSMPKKVDMQTEDDDNTASLLEETACAGSDSACTCRLAMQKIDCLEASLGDIKDKIKTLEDALQDTKMALKEHAHHPEQPTV
- the LOC137810540 gene encoding phosphatidylinositol/phosphatidylcholine transfer protein SFH11-like isoform X1, with protein sequence MPPSSSCKISTVKNYGHRLWFSIVRALGLQMRSSKEESEDRDVTIARGDGEDELCSGFQGLKFDSGSGSGKRKKSIHPPIETHWDLHSSASGKRSNSSPVKSLLSYPFTKFRKSKSLVMIIEGARDPKDKQIVDSFRQMLLQEAILPPKHDDYHTLLRFLRMRDFDMPKSKEMFQNYLKWRNEFRVDLLPKEFHFTEYNEVKNCYPHGYHGVDRYGRPLYIERIGMVDLNKLGQVTTFERFIKHHVSEQEKTLKLRFPACSLAAKSHIASTTSILDVNGVGMSNFSKPARYLFMEIQKIDSCYYPETLNKLFIINAGSGFRMLWKAVKTFLDVRTVAKIQVLGSNYLGVLLEAIEPSNLPTFLGGNCTCSDYGGCLMSDRGPWKNPEVLEMIKVVNLREEIDGKCEDVEVATEDSSMPKKVDMQTEDDDNTASLLEETACAGSDSACTCRLAMQKIDCLEASLGDIKDKIKTLEDALQDTKMALKEHAHHPEQPTV